A stretch of Paenibacillus peoriae DNA encodes these proteins:
- a CDS encoding TetR/AcrR family transcriptional regulator, translating to MNHPDKKQQTKEKILDATLEFIQKEGFEAVTIRKIADLSATNISLVNYYFGSKENLLSEAIEVILNGFQHTFSILDNTAIPPQDRLKQFLHNYLQVIRQYPELLSRIIAMGSTPFTSQQEYGRFLNIMGFPKVQNTIKELTGEQQPERLLAMMLQIFGAIFLPALMSPILESGAVVKIPSIEEQLNLLFERYFDQK from the coding sequence ATGAATCACCCAGACAAAAAACAACAAACCAAAGAAAAAATCTTAGACGCTACGCTGGAATTTATTCAAAAGGAAGGTTTTGAGGCGGTTACAATCCGAAAAATTGCCGATCTGTCTGCTACTAATATTTCATTAGTTAATTATTATTTTGGCTCCAAGGAAAATTTGCTCAGTGAAGCTATTGAAGTGATATTAAATGGCTTTCAACACACCTTTTCTATTTTGGATAATACAGCGATCCCCCCCCAAGATAGACTGAAACAATTTTTACATAACTATTTACAGGTGATTCGTCAATATCCAGAGCTTCTTTCGCGAATTATTGCCATGGGTAGCACGCCCTTCACATCTCAACAGGAATACGGAAGGTTTTTAAACATAATGGGATTTCCAAAGGTTCAGAACACGATCAAGGAGCTGACAGGCGAGCAACAGCCGGAGCGCTTGTTAGCGATGATGCTGCAAATATTCGGAGCTATTTTTCTGCCCGCACTGATGAGTCCGATTCTTGAATCAGGGGCAGTTGTGAAAATACCTTCAATAGAGGAACAATTAAATCTGCTGTTTGAAAGATATTTTGATCAAAAATAA